In Littorina saxatilis isolate snail1 linkage group LG8, US_GU_Lsax_2.0, whole genome shotgun sequence, a single genomic region encodes these proteins:
- the LOC138972891 gene encoding megakaryocyte-associated tyrosine-protein kinase-like, whose translation MCAVQMNMYANKGCVCRWYAGKIEKQEQIDILKQNGHGAFLIRECITKPNAYVLGMNIEENVLRHRITVEDDGYTLDDADEHKYFQTLSALVEYYEQNDLYVDGQLLGKLLKPAQGITGAAAAGTQEEFGTEIK comes from the exons ATGTGTGCTGTGCAGATGAATATGTATGCCAACAAAGGGTGTGTTTGCAGGTGGTATGCTGGTAAGATTGAAAAACAGGAACAGATTGACatcttaaaacaaaacggacATGGTGCCTTCCTGATACGAGAATGCATCACAAAGCCAAACGCCTACGTTTTAGGAA TGAACATTGAGGAAAATGTACTTAGGCATCGCATTACCGTTGAGGACGACGGCTACACGCTCGACGATGCAGATGAACATAAATATTTTCAAACACTGTCTGCACTAGTAGAATACTACGAACAGAACGATTTGTACGTTGACGGACAACTTCTGGGGAAGCTGTTGAAACCAGCACAG GGCATCACAGGTGCTGCTGCTGCAGGTACACAAGAAGAGTTCGGAACGGAGATCAAGTAA